The DNA sequence CGATTCCGCCGACCCGGCCTCCAGCCGGGCGCCGGTCGGCGACTACCTGAGTGGGCTGGGGCAGGGGATCCGGGGGCTGCGGGTCGGCGTGCCGCGCGCCTACTTCCTCGAGGGCATCCAGCCCGAGGTGGTGGCGGCGTTCGAGCAGGCGCTGGGGACGCTGCGCGAGCTGGGCGCGAGCGTTGCGGACGTCGAGATCCCATCGATCTGGACGGCGCCGGCCTACATGGCGATCATGCTCTCCGAAGCGTTCGCCTACCACGAGCGCGACCTGCGCGAGCGGCCGCACCTCTACGGCGAGGGCCTGCGGGACAAGCTCCTGGCCGGCGGCGTCTTCTCGGGCAGCGAGTACGTGCAGGCGCAGCGGCTGCGGGCGCGCCTCCAAGCCGAGATGCTCGAAGCCCTCCGGCGCGTGGACGTCCTCGCCACCCCGACGATGCCGAGCCCGGCCTTGCCGTTCTCGGTCGTGCACGACCCGGACCTGCCGTATCCGTTTCCCAAGAGCAACACGGCGCCGTTCAACATGGCCGGCCTGCCGGCGCTCGCGCTCCCCTGCGGATTCTCGAGCACCGGACTGCCGCTCTCGCTCCAGCTCGCCGGGCGGCCGTTCGATGAGGCCACCGTGCTGCGCGTCGGGCACTCCTACGAGCAGGCGACCGAGTGGCATCGCCGTCGCCCGCCCGTGTGACGGGCGGCGGCGCTCAACGCGGGGAGGGACGCGGCCTACCAGAACTCGCGCGAGGCGAGCCGCGCGCCTTCGGCCATACTGCGCAGCTTGGCCCACACGATATCCGGATCGACGGCGGCCTGGCCCACCCAGGTTCCGAAACCGCAGTCGGTCCCGACCAGGACGTTTTCACGGCCGACCAGCCGCGCATAGCGGCTGATGCGCTCGGCCACCAGCTCGGGGTGCTCGATGAAGTTGGTGGTCGAGTCGAGGACCCCGGGGATGATGACCTTGCCTTCCGGCAGCTTGACCCGCTCGAACACCCGCCACTCGTGGGCGTGACGCGGGTTGGCGGCCTCGAAGGACACGCCGCTGGGCCGTGCCCTGAACACGATGTCGAGGATGTCCGCCAGCGGCACGTCGTAGTGATGCGGCCCCTCGTAGTTGCCCCAGCAAAGATGCATGCGCAGCTGCTCGGGCGGGATGTTGGCCAGGGCCTGGTTGAGGGCCTCGACGTGCAGGAGCGCCATCTTACGGAATTCCTCGAGGCTGAGGCCGGCGAACTGGATGTGCCGGCCCATGGCCAGGTCCGGGCAGTCGACCTGGAGCACCAGGCCCGCCTGCGCCACGGTCTCGTACTCGCGCTTCATCGCGTCGGCAATGGCGGCCAGGTACGCCTCGTGGCTCCCGTAGTGGTCGTTTCGGAAGAACAGGGAGATGACGCCTGGTGAGGCCGCGGACATGAAGGCGTCCTGGGCCTTGACCTCGCCGAGCGCCGCCCTCAAGTTGTCCACGTCGGTCTGCGCGGCCCGGGTGTCGCGCACGGTGATCGGGCCCGTGCAGGCGGGCGTCTTGCGCCGCGCGCGGCCGGGATCGCCGAACACGCGCCGGGCCATCGCGGGAAAGTCCACCAAGTCCTGGTACTGAAGCGGCTGGCTCGTGCCGCCGAACCCGCTCAGCCGGTCCTTGATGTAGGTGGCGTAGCTCGGCTTGCTGAACTCGCCGTCGTTGACGATGTCGACGCCGGCCCCGGTCTGCTTGCGCACGACCTCCGCCACCGCCGACCGGACGCGGGCGCCCAGAGCCGCCGGGTCGACCGGCACACCTTCGTCCTTCGCGAACATCGTCTGGATCAGATCGTCCGGCCGGGGCAGGCTGCCGGTATGCGTGGTCAGGAAGCGCTCGGTGCTGCGTTTCATGGGTGCCGCTTATATCACGGGGGGACGGCCACCGCCAATGCGAGGAGGACGAGCGGCGCGACCGGAGGACCCCTCTCGTCCGGGGAGGGCCGATCGCTTAAGATCTAGACGCGCCTTGGACAACCCGTCTCCGTGGAGGGCACGTCGATGAAGCGAGCGCTCGCGGCCCTCGCGCTGGCGAGTTCGGCGTGCGCTTCGAGTCCCGGGCTCTCCAGTCGCGACGAGGTCATCCGGCTGATCCTCCCCTCGACGGTCCAGCTTCGCTGTGAACGTGAGGGGGGTGGCCGCCGGGCCGGCTCCGGGGTCGTTCTCGCCGTAGACGCTAAAACCCGCCGCACCTGGATCCTCACCACCCGACATTTTCTGGAGCCGCTCGCGAAGCAAGACATTTTCGTGACCATTCCGGGCCGAAGGGAGCGCGTGAGGGCCAAGGTGGCGGCGCTGAGCAGCGATTCCGACCTGGCGCTCCTGGAGGCGGAGGGGATCAGCTTGCCCCCGGCCAAGCTCAAGGAGACGGCCAAGCTCGGCGACGACGTATGGATCGTCGCCTTCCCGTGGGGGCGTCGCCTGACGGTCGTCGGCGGCGTCGTCAGCCAGATCGGCCCCGAAGCGGGAGAGGCGCCCGTCGAGGGACCGGCCCGGATGGTCGATGCCTCGGTCAGCTATGGGGCGAGCGGGGGCGGCGTGTTCGACGCGGAGACCGGTGCGCTCATCGGGGTCGTGGAGAGCCACCGCACGGCTCGGGTGACCACCCCGGGCCCGCCCGAGCAGGTCCTGGAGATCCCGGTTCCTGGGGAGACGACGCTGATCTCTTCGGAGTCGATCCTTCGCTTCGTCGAACGCTCGGGGTTGCAGCAGTTGATCCGCAAATGAGGACGGGCATGCCCGCTGGCGGACATGCCCGTCCGATGAGCGGAGACGACTACTTCACTTCGACGCTGGTGGCGATGTTCTTTCCGTCGCGCTCCTCGTAGGAAACCTTCACGTCGGCCCCCTGCTTCAGCATGTCCATCGAGACTCCCTCGGCTACCGACAGCGTGGTGCCGTTATCGAGGACGATGGTCCGGTCCGACGTGTCGAGGGTCTGGATCTTGCCCTCGATCTCTCCCGCCCAGGCTCCGGCGAAGGACAGTGCGAGCATGATGATCAGCGCGATGCCTAGCGACTTCAACATCGGGAAACCCTCCTTGCGAGGTGTAGGGGTGTAGGTAGGAGTGTTCGTGTACGCAACCGAGTCTACTGAAGGCGAAGGGCTTCTTCAAGCCGAGGCCGGTCAATCGGCCGCCAGCCGGTAGCCGACACCGGGCTCGGTGAGGAGATAGCGGGGGCGGGCCGGCTCGATTTCGAGCTTGTGGCGCAGGTGGGCCATGTAAACGCGAACGTAGTGGGCCTGGTCGGTATGCGTCGGCCCCCAGACCTCGCGCAGCAATTGCTGGTGGGTGACGACCTTTCCGGCGTGGCGGACGAGGGTCGTCAGGAGCTTGTACTCGATCGGAGTAAGGTGCATGTCTCTCCCGCCCACCAACACCTGGCGAGCGGAAAGGTTTACCTGCAGCTCGCCCACCTTGAACGTCGCCTCGCCCTCCTCGTGGGTAGCTCCCACGGCGTGCCGGAGGGCCACGCGGATCCGCGCCAGCAGCTCGCCGGCGGCGAACGGCTTGCTCACGTAATCGTCGGCGCCGGCGTCGAGCGCCGTGACCTTGTCGCGCTCCTGGCCCCGCGCCGACAGGACGATGATCGGGACGGCCGTCCACTCGCGCAGCCGGCGGATCACCTCCAGACCGTCCGTGTCCGGCAAGCCGAGATCGACGATGACGACGTCCGGTTGACGCGAGCCCACTTCCACCAGGCCGTCCGCTCCCGTCGTCGCCTCGAACAACCGGTAGCCCTGGCCCGCCAGCGTGGCTCTTAAAAATCGCCGGATCTGCGGCTCGTCCTCGATGAGGACGACGACCGGATCAGGCATCGGCGGGCACCGAGGCGGGGGGCGTTTCTGTCAGGGGCAGCGTGAACAGGAACGCGACGCCACCCTCGGGAAGGTTCTGGGCCCAGATGTGCCCCCCGTGCGCCTGGACGACGCCGTGGCAGATGGCCAGGCCGAGACCGGCGCCCCGCCGCCCCTCCGGGGCCGCACGGTAGAACTTCTCGAAGACCCGGTCCTCCTCGCCCTTCGGCAGCCCCGGGCCATGGTCGGCGACCTCCACGGTGACCTTGCGCTCGGTCGCAGTCGCGATGATCCGGATCGCGCTCTCGGCGGACGTGTACTTGACGGCGTTGTCGAGCAGGTTCACCAAGACCTGCTCGATGAGCAC is a window from the Candidatus Methylomirabilota bacterium genome containing:
- a CDS encoding cobalamin-independent methionine synthase II family protein; this encodes MKRSTERFLTTHTGSLPRPDDLIQTMFAKDEGVPVDPAALGARVRSAVAEVVRKQTGAGVDIVNDGEFSKPSYATYIKDRLSGFGGTSQPLQYQDLVDFPAMARRVFGDPGRARRKTPACTGPITVRDTRAAQTDVDNLRAALGEVKAQDAFMSAASPGVISLFFRNDHYGSHEAYLAAIADAMKREYETVAQAGLVLQVDCPDLAMGRHIQFAGLSLEEFRKMALLHVEALNQALANIPPEQLRMHLCWGNYEGPHHYDVPLADILDIVFRARPSGVSFEAANPRHAHEWRVFERVKLPEGKVIIPGVLDSTTNFIEHPELVAERISRYARLVGRENVLVGTDCGFGTWVGQAAVDPDIVWAKLRSMAEGARLASREFW
- a CDS encoding serine protease: MKRALAALALASSACASSPGLSSRDEVIRLILPSTVQLRCEREGGGRRAGSGVVLAVDAKTRRTWILTTRHFLEPLAKQDIFVTIPGRRERVRAKVAALSSDSDLALLEAEGISLPPAKLKETAKLGDDVWIVAFPWGRRLTVVGGVVSQIGPEAGEAPVEGPARMVDASVSYGASGGGVFDAETGALIGVVESHRTARVTTPGPPEQVLEIPVPGETTLISSESILRFVERSGLQQLIRK
- a CDS encoding DUF1344 domain-containing protein, encoding MLKSLGIALIIMLALSFAGAWAGEIEGKIQTLDTSDRTIVLDNGTTLSVAEGVSMDMLKQGADVKVSYEERDGKNIATSVEVK
- a CDS encoding response regulator, with amino-acid sequence MPDPVVVLIEDEPQIRRFLRATLAGQGYRLFEATTGADGLVEVGSRQPDVVIVDLGLPDTDGLEVIRRLREWTAVPIIVLSARGQERDKVTALDAGADDYVSKPFAAGELLARIRVALRHAVGATHEEGEATFKVGELQVNLSARQVLVGGRDMHLTPIEYKLLTTLVRHAGKVVTHQQLLREVWGPTHTDQAHYVRVYMAHLRHKLEIEPARPRYLLTEPGVGYRLAAD